From Enhydrobacter sp., the proteins below share one genomic window:
- the infC gene encoding translation initiation factor IF-3 encodes MARPAQQSAPTREGPRVNGEIRAPQVRLIDENGDMVGVVSAREALEMAEEANLDLIEISPNAVPPVCKISDYGKYKYEAQKKAHEARKHQKVIEVKEIKMRPNIDDHDYEVKMRAMKRFIEEGDKVKVTLRFRGREMVHAELGLQVLNRVRSEMDPVTKIESMPRMEGRQMIMVLAPK; translated from the coding sequence ATAGCTCGACCTGCTCAGCAAAGCGCGCCCACCCGCGAGGGTCCGCGCGTCAACGGCGAGATCAGAGCGCCGCAAGTCCGACTGATCGACGAGAACGGCGATATGGTCGGCGTCGTCAGTGCCCGCGAGGCATTGGAAATGGCCGAGGAGGCCAATCTCGACCTGATCGAGATCTCACCCAATGCAGTCCCGCCGGTCTGCAAGATTTCCGACTACGGCAAGTACAAGTACGAGGCCCAGAAGAAGGCCCACGAGGCGCGCAAGCACCAGAAGGTCATCGAGGTCAAAGAGATCAAGATGCGCCCCAACATCGACGACCACGACTACGAAGTGAAGATGCGCGCCATGAAGCGGTTCATCGAGGAAGGAGACAAGGTGAAGGTCACCCTGCGCTTCCGCGGCCGCGAAATGGTCCATGCCGAACTCGGCCTGCAAGTGTTGAACCGAGTACGCTCCGAGATGGATCCGGTGACCAAGATCGAGTCGATGCCGCGCATGGAAGGCCGGCAGATGATCATGGTGCTGGCGCCGAAGTGA
- the thrS gene encoding threonine--tRNA ligase gives MINISLPDGSVRSFDKPVSGADIAKSIGPGLAKAALALRVDGRMRDLSHVVDRDAKIGIVTSRDPEALELLRHDAAHVLAQAVQELYPGTQITFGPATEDGFYYDFVRSEPFSSEDFTRIEQRMAEIVDRDLPIEREVWDRARIKKYFQDHGESFKAEWADELPRDEEISVYRQGDWLDMCLGPHLPSTGKLGKAFKLTKVSGAYWRGDARNAQLQRVYGTVFFSDKDLKAYLHRIEEAEKRDHRRLGREMGLFHQQEEAAGMVFWHPKGWTFWRTLESYLRRKLEAGGYVEVKTPQLVDRKLWEASGHWEKFRENMYLSENEEGLKEFIADEHQRIFALKPMNCPCHVQIFNQGLRSYRELPLRMAEFGSCHRFEPSGALHGIMRVRNFTQDDAHIFCSEEDIERETIRFCELLGSIYKDLGFPDYFVKFSDRPPVRAGTDAVWDQAEGALKSASKAAGLDLILNPGEGAFYGPKLEFVLRDAIGRDWQCGTLQVDFVLPERLDASYVAEDGMRKRPVMLHRAIFGSFERMIGILIEHFAGRFPLWLAPTQAVVATIVNDADAYASELADRLRAAGMRVETDLRNEKINYKVREHSLAHVPLILAVGRRDMENRTVAVRRLGSEKQDVLELGAAVTTLSNEARPPF, from the coding sequence ATGATCAACATTTCCTTGCCGGACGGTTCGGTCCGGTCTTTCGACAAACCGGTGAGCGGCGCCGATATCGCGAAGTCGATCGGGCCAGGCCTCGCCAAGGCCGCGCTCGCGCTCAGGGTCGACGGCAGGATGCGCGACCTTTCCCACGTCGTCGATCGCGACGCTAAGATCGGCATCGTCACGTCGCGCGACCCCGAGGCACTCGAGCTGTTACGCCATGACGCCGCGCACGTGCTCGCCCAGGCCGTGCAGGAGCTCTATCCCGGCACGCAGATCACGTTCGGCCCGGCGACGGAGGACGGCTTCTACTACGACTTCGTGCGCAGCGAACCGTTCTCTTCCGAAGACTTCACCAGGATCGAGCAGCGCATGGCCGAGATCGTCGATCGCGACCTGCCGATCGAGCGCGAGGTGTGGGATCGCGCCAGGATCAAGAAGTACTTCCAGGACCATGGCGAGAGCTTCAAGGCCGAATGGGCCGACGAGCTGCCGAGGGACGAGGAGATCTCGGTCTACAGGCAGGGCGACTGGCTCGACATGTGCCTCGGCCCGCACCTCCCTTCGACGGGCAAGCTCGGCAAGGCCTTCAAGCTCACCAAGGTGTCGGGTGCCTATTGGCGCGGCGACGCGAGGAACGCGCAGCTCCAGCGCGTCTACGGCACGGTCTTCTTCTCCGACAAGGACCTGAAGGCCTACCTGCACCGGATCGAGGAGGCCGAAAAGCGCGACCATCGCCGTCTCGGCCGCGAGATGGGCCTCTTCCATCAGCAGGAAGAGGCCGCCGGCATGGTGTTCTGGCACCCCAAGGGCTGGACGTTCTGGCGCACGCTCGAGAGCTACCTGAGGCGCAAGCTGGAGGCCGGCGGCTACGTCGAGGTGAAGACGCCGCAGCTCGTCGACCGCAAGCTGTGGGAGGCCTCGGGCCACTGGGAGAAGTTCCGCGAGAACATGTATCTCAGCGAGAACGAGGAAGGGCTGAAGGAGTTCATCGCCGACGAGCATCAGCGCATCTTCGCCCTCAAGCCGATGAACTGCCCCTGCCATGTGCAGATATTCAACCAGGGCCTGCGTAGCTACCGCGAGCTGCCGTTGCGCATGGCCGAGTTCGGCTCGTGCCATCGCTTCGAGCCGTCGGGCGCGTTGCACGGCATCATGCGCGTGCGCAACTTCACGCAGGACGACGCGCACATCTTTTGCTCGGAAGAGGACATCGAGCGCGAGACGATCCGCTTCTGCGAGCTGCTCGGGTCGATCTACAAGGACCTGGGCTTCCCCGACTACTTCGTGAAGTTCTCCGACCGCCCGCCGGTGCGCGCCGGCACGGATGCGGTGTGGGACCAGGCCGAAGGCGCGCTCAAGTCGGCGTCGAAAGCCGCCGGGCTCGATCTCATCCTCAATCCCGGCGAAGGCGCCTTCTACGGGCCCAAGCTCGAGTTCGTGCTGCGCGACGCGATCGGCCGGGACTGGCAATGCGGCACGCTGCAGGTCGACTTCGTCCTGCCCGAGCGACTCGACGCCAGCTACGTCGCCGAGGACGGGATGCGCAAGCGGCCGGTCATGCTGCACCGCGCCATCTTCGGTAGCTTCGAGCGCATGATCGGGATTCTCATCGAGCATTTCGCCGGCCGTTTCCCGCTTTGGCTCGCGCCGACGCAAGCGGTGGTGGCGACGATCGTCAACGATGCCGATGCCTATGCCAGCGAGCTGGCGGACAGGCTGCGCGCGGCGGGGATGCGGGTCGAAACGGACCTGCGCAATGAAAAGATCAACTACAAGGTCCGCGAGCATTCGCTGGCCCATGTGCCGCTGATCCTGGCCGTCGGGCGCCGCGACATGGAAAACCGCACGGTGGCGGTCCGCAGGCTCGGGTCCGAGAAGCAGGACGTCCTTGAACTCGGGGCCGCCGTCACTACACTTTCAAACGAGGCCCGCCCGCCCTTCTGA